Proteins found in one Candidatus Methanosuratincola sp. genomic segment:
- a CDS encoding ABC transporter ATP-binding protein: protein MEVVSVSGLRFSYGDGFSIWADSLRVSEGEVLTLLGPNGSGKTTLLKCINSLLQPTSGRILLCGRDIRSYTRSDLAKAVGYVPQSHTPSFPFTVFDVVLMGRISYLSLFQQPSGTDHKKAEEALSTVGISGMRDRVYTNISGGERQLVLIARAIAQEPRLLLLDEPTAHLDFRNQVTTLRTIRRLSRERNIAVVMSLHDPNHALLFSDRIALMKGGKIHMEGRPDEVVDSKTIEEVYGLPVDMVEHSGMRYILPARTDDGP from the coding sequence ACGGTTTCTCGATCTGGGCGGATTCGCTGAGGGTCTCGGAGGGCGAGGTGCTCACTCTCCTGGGTCCGAACGGCTCCGGCAAGACCACCCTCCTGAAGTGCATCAATTCCCTCCTGCAGCCGACCTCGGGTAGGATCCTACTCTGCGGCAGGGACATCAGAAGCTACACGAGGAGCGACCTCGCAAAGGCAGTCGGCTACGTCCCCCAGTCCCACACCCCCTCGTTCCCCTTCACGGTCTTCGACGTGGTCCTGATGGGGCGGATCTCTTACCTCAGCCTCTTCCAGCAGCCCTCCGGGACCGACCACAAAAAGGCGGAGGAGGCACTCTCCACCGTAGGGATCTCGGGGATGCGGGACCGGGTCTACACGAACATAAGCGGGGGCGAGCGACAGCTCGTATTAATAGCGAGGGCTATAGCCCAGGAGCCGCGCCTTCTGCTCCTGGACGAGCCGACTGCCCACCTCGACTTCCGGAACCAGGTGACCACGCTGAGGACGATAAGGCGCCTCTCGAGGGAGCGCAACATCGCGGTGGTGATGAGCCTCCACGACCCGAACCACGCGCTCCTCTTCTCAGACCGGATAGCCCTGATGAAGGGAGGCAAGATCCACATGGAGGGCCGCCCGGACGAGGTCGTCGACAGCAAGACAATCGAGGAGGTCTACGGTCTGCCTGTAGACATGGTGGAGCACTCTGGCATGCGGTACATCCTGCCAGCGAGGACGGATGACGGGCCTTAG